GATTTTAATGTAAAAAATGTAAAAAAAGAAGATTTGTATTCTCAACTAAGTCAACCTTATTGATAATGGTATGAGAATATTTGTTCGAGATGGATGAAGGTAATGAGTGAGAAACTGGATTTTTAAAGTATGAGACAATATTTTAAAAAGTTCAATTATTAACTTATAAGCAAATAATTGCTATAAAAAAGTTTGGACGTGTACAATTGCAATATGAAGATTTTAAATTAATTGTAAAGTATCGAGGAGTGGGTAACGTGTCAGAACATGTATATAATCTTGTGAAAAAGCATCATTCTGTTAGAAAATTTAAGAATAAACCTTTAAGTGAAGACGTTGTTAAGAAATTGGTAGAAGCTGGACAAAGCGCTTCGACGTCAAGTTTCCTGCAAGCATACTCAATTATTGGTATCGACGATGAGAAGATTAAAGAAAATTTACGAGAAGTTTCTGGACAACCTTATGTTGTAGAAAATGGCTATTTATTCGTCTTTGTTATTGATTATTATCGTCATCATTTAGTTGATCAACATGCTGAAACTGATATGGAAAATGCATATGGTTCAACGGAAGGTTTGCTAGTAGGTGCAATCGATGCAGCATTAGTTGCCGAAAATATTGCGGTAACTGCTGAAGATATGGGGTATGGCATTGTCTTTTTAGGATCATTAAGAAATGATGTTGAACGCGTTCGAGAAATTTTAGACTTACCTGACTATGTCTTCCCGGTATTTGGTATGGCAGTAGGGGAACCCGCAGATGACGAAAATGGTGCAGCCAAGCCACGCTTACCATTTGACCATGTCTTCCATCATAATAAGTATCATGCTGATAAGGAAACACAGTATGCACAAATGGCAGATTACGACCAGACAATCAGCGAGTACTATGATCAACGTACAAACGGGAATCGCAAAGAAACATGGTCGCAGCAAATTGAGATGTTCCTAGGAAACAAAGCAAGATTAGATATGTTAGAACAATTGCAAAAATCAGGCTTAATACAGCGATAGCAAGATACCAAAATAACCCGCCCCCCTCTAGCTTAAAATGATAAGTATAGCTAGAGGGGGCGGGTATTTCTTGCAATGAATTAGTGTGAAGTTAATGCAGCATTATCATTTGAATCGAAAGTATCTTTATCCCAATGTTTAGTTAACTTGGCGGTACCTGTACCAGCTAGCATTGAATCGTTCACGTTTAATGCTGTTCTACCCATGTCAATCAATGGTTCAACGGAGATGAGCACGCCGGCTAAAGCGACTGGCAAGTTTAACGTTGACAACACCAATATGGATGCAAATGTAGCCCCGCCACCGACGCCAGCAACGCCGAATGAACTAATAATCACGACAGCGATTAACGTTACAATAAATTGTAAATCAATTTCTACATTAGCGACGGGTGCGACCATAATTGCAAGCATGGCAGGGTAAATGCCTGCACAACCATTTTGTCCAATCGACAATCCAAATGTCGCAGCGAAATTGGCAATACCTTCTGGCACGCCTAGACGTCTTGTTTGTGTTTGTACATTCAATGGTAAGGCACCCGCGCTTGAGCGTGATGTGAATGCAAAGATTAATACTTCCAAAGTCTTTTTAACATAGCGAATTGGGCTAATACCTAACAGGCTTAAAATAATTAAGTGAATGATATACATCGTAATTAATGCAGCGTACGATGCGATTAAGAATTTTCCTAAAGTCCAAATGGCGCCAAAGTCACTTGTCGATAATGTGTTGGCCATAATTGCTAATACACCGTATGGCGTTAAACGTAAGACGAACGTCACAATCGCCATTACTAGTGAATAGATAGCGTCAATCGCACGCTTAAGCAATTCACCATGATCAGGTTGTTTGCGTGCTACGCGTAAATAAGCAAATCCTATAAACGAAGCAAATATCACGACAGCAATCGTGGAAGTTGCACGTTGTCCAGTGAAATCTAAGAATGGATTTTTAGGCAATAATTCCAAAATTTGTTGTGGTAACGTATGTGCTGTTAAATCTTTCGCTTGTTTAGCAATTTCGCTTCCACGTGCTTGTTCAGCGTTACCAAGGTTAATTGTTGATGCATCTAAACCAAACACCAAGGCATACACAACACCAACAATCGCAGCAATGGTGACAGTGCCAATTAAAAAGATAAAAATGAGACTACCAATTTTAGCAAACTTTTCTCCGATTTGAATTTTAGTGAATGCAGCTACAATAGAAATGAAAATTAAAGGCATAACAATCATTTGCAACAATGCAACGTAACCTTGTCCGACAATGTTGAACCAGTCACTTGTTGATGTAATAACATTCGAATGTGTGCCATAAATAAGATGCAATAACACACCGAATACTATACCAATCCCTAAAGCTGTAAACACACGTTTCGCAAAAGATATATGTTTGCGAGCCATCATGTGCAATATTACGATGAAAATCACCAATACAATAATATTAATCAGTGTAAGAAAAGCATTCATGAACGTCACTCCTTAAATTTTTGAATATAATTCCGACTAGTATGCTAAGAATAATATTAATTTTAAAATATTTCAAGAGGGCATTTGCAATTAAATGTAAACATGATGAAATTCGACCGTTGGCATAAGGGGATTTGTAAACAAATCGTTTTGAATTCAGTAGTGATAGGTGGAAAGGGTAAATAGTGTGATGAGCTAGTCGATTAAAGTTAATATTTGAAAATGAAGCAGGGCATTAAATGCAATAAATTAAATAAGTTGTCATTAAAGCATTAATAATAGAAATGATTTTAACAGGAAAAAAGTGATGAATATTTGGAAAAGATATATATCGTGCACTGTCATGAGAGATAAGATATGAGAAAACAAATTTATCCTTGAATCGAGATGTGGCTATGGCGGTTTGATAAAAATTGCTAACCTCATATTTATTGAATGAAAAGATAATAAATGATCAACCTTGAAAAGACGTTTCGAACAAACACGTTGTAAAAAATTCTGTCGAATCAAAATTAGCATCTTTTGAGTGTTCGTGTGTGCAGGTGGTAGTTCAAAAGCTACCGTAAACAAATATTTTTGTTTGAGCAAAAAGGCGTTTGTAGTAAATGTGAATATGAGTGTGCACTTGTGCGATTCGTCAGTTACTAACACAGCCAAACATTTAAATTGAATGGACTTATTAAGATGAATCTATTTAGAAGTACACAGAAGCCATCCCATTTAAAAGTAACATACTATAAAAATTTATTCAAAATTCAATATTAATCATAATGAATAATTAAAAAACCTGAAACAAATTAGTTTGATATGCTCTCTTCAAAGTAGATATTGAATGGAGTATATCAGCTTGTTTCAGGTTTTATGAATTGAGTATTAAATTTGAAAGTAAATTACAGTTCTATAGGTTTATAAAAATCAGTTTTTAAATCAAAGCTATATATGAATTGAGTATTAAATTTGTGTTCAAATCACAAGTTTACAGGTTGAATAAACGTGCGAAGAAACCTTTTTTCTCTTCTTGAGGTTTTGGTTCTGACATTTCTGACTGTGAAGCTGTGCTGTCATTTTCTGCTTTCGCTTCCAATGAATCGTTCGAAGTAGCTTGTTTAGAAGCTTCTGCATGGGCTTCTGCTACTTGTTGTTCAGCATCATGTTGCGCTTCTGCATCTACTGTAGCTTCTTTATTTGAAGTCTCAGCTGCATTGTCATTTTTAGACTGCTCAACGCTGGCTTTTTCAATTGCTTCAGTTGCAGAAATTTGATCCTCTTTATCTACTTTAGTAGCAGTGCCATCGCCTGCATTTTCTGCTTTAGTATCCGTCTTAGCGTCTGTTGATGTATTCACTCCAGCAACCTTCGAATCTTTACTGTCAGCTTTATCTTCAGTAACAGCATTCTTTTCAACTTTATTTGTTGATTCAGCTAATGCTTTTGCTTGAGAGGCTTGCGCTTCTTGGATAGCCTCTTGTGATGTTTGGATGGCTTTTAAGGATTCGCTATTTGAATCGATTTTAGATGTAAGTTGATTTTGAAGTTCTTTTAATTCTTGTTGTTGCTGATGTACTTGATTCATCATTTGACCAAGTAGGTGACGTTCTTCGCGCATTTTCTGGATTTCTAGGCGTAAATCTTCTACTAGTTGAGCGACATTTTGATTAGTAGGTAAGTTTTTGTCATCGTTTTTGACAATGACTTGCAGGAAGTCTTTTTCTTTTTCTAATTCATCAAACGCTAGATCATAACTATTTGTTTGTTTTACTTTGTCGGCAATGTCTTTGAAAAGCTCGATATCTTCTTCTTTGAAATCAGTTGCTTCACGACCACGATATTCAGTCTTGCTTAGTTGGTAACCACGTTCTTCTAAATGTTGAACAATTTTACGTACTTGCTTCTCACTTAGTTCTACGCGTTGTGCAAATTCTTTAGTTAACATACTTTAAAGTCCTTTCTGCATATACTTTATGTATACTGACGTTTGTCTACGGGCAGTGAAACGTCAGTCTTGCTTCATACATAGTTTAAACGTTATTGTTAGTGATTTCAAGTTTGTTTAAAATGGTTTACGTAAATCCATTTCTTCTAATAAAGCATAAATAATTTCACGTGCGATACCATTGGCAAATACATACTTCAAAATATAATTTGATTTAACACTTGTACCGTAGATATCCTTTGTCAGTTTAATATTTTTCTTTAAAAATAAGTCCACTTTTTTAGTGTGACCATCATTAGTTGGATGAATGTAATCAATTTCAGTTTGTCTTTCAAATTGATGTTCGTATAAAAACTGTCTACGGTGTTCAATAATGAGGCCGTTATCTTGTGTTAAATCTGCAGGTTCTTTAGGGACTTCCATCATTAAAAAGTTAATACTTCTAGAATGAACAAGGTTTGATAATAAGTTTAGTTCATGTTCAATTTGATGTAATGTTTGCGTCATTAACTCATCATGGTTGGGTAGGTCTTTTGCGAATAAATAAATTAAAAATGCTGAATTGGTTGTGGCTTCATAATGTGCAGTTGCTAGACTGACAACAACATCGTTTTCTAAGCCTACGATAAAGACATAATCGTTTTCGGTTTTGTTGTTTTCTAATGAGCGTTTGATGATACGTTTATCTTCAGTTAAAGATAAATTTAACTTAGTATCGTAAAGTTTAAGTGCTTCGTTGTAATGTGGATCTTTGACAGATTGAATGGTTTTAAATTCCATAAGAACACCTCCCCAATTTAAATAATATTATAGCATAATCGCCTGCTGTAAAAGACTGTTCATAAACTTTTAAATGGTATAAAAAACTGTACTATCTTAAATTAGACAGTACAGTAATCTCATTTTGAATTCAGTGTGATAACTAAGCTTTGGGACCTTTAGATGCTTCAGCAAAATGTGTAATATCAATCTCTTCATAAGCTGAATTATTTTCATGCACTTCTTGATGTGATGATTTGTCACGAACCGCTACAACTAACATTTTATCGTCTAAAATAAGTTGTTTATATTTTTCTAATTCATCAGGCGCTAAGTTGTAGCGTGATAAAACTGCATGTTCACCATCTTCTCCTGTTAACAGTTTAGTCATTCTATCACTAAATGTTCCACTTGTTGAGATAAGGGAGATTTCAGAGTCGTGTAAGTCATTTAGGTGTAATTTACTTTTACTAATAATTGTTAGCTCTGATTCTAAATAACCTTCAGATTTCTTTTGATTGATTACGTTGTATAATTCGCCAGTGTCATTTACTACAGTAATATCTGCCATAGTTGTCGCCCCTTTAAAAATTTGTTTATTTAATCTTTTACCCTTCTTATTATAAAGTAAAACCCTTACATTATTAAGTTATAAGTCTTCATTCGCATTAAACGTCTCTGTACATTTATAAAACTATTAAAAGATTACCTAAGCAGTTATTGAAAAAATGCCGAAAATTTGCTATTATCGTTAAATAATTTACATAAACTCATATAATCTAAAGAATATGGCTTTAGAAGTTTCTACCATGTTGCCTTGAACGACATGACTATGAGTAACAACACAATACTAGGAGTAGCTTCAGCCATTAAATTGTAACCATGGTGGGTGATTTATATCATTTTATATGATGGTCACAGTTTATTTGATGAAACTTCTTTTACATTGATTGCATGACAAATTCGTTATGCATGTTCGTTCACTCATAAACCCTGAAACTATTATTTAGTTTGGGGATTTTTTTGTATCTAGCACCAATTTAAGAGCAAAATGTTTCACACAAATCTGAGGAGGTTTTAAGAGTGGAGTTACTAGGACAAAAAGTAAAGGAAGACGGCGTTGTCATTGATGAGAAGATTTTAAAAGTCGATGGATTTTTAAATCATCAAATTGATGCAAAGTTAATGAATGAAGTTGGTCGCACTTTTTACGAGCAATTTAAAGATAAAGGGATTACTAAAATCTTAACCATTGAAGCTTCCGGTATCGCACCTGCAATCATGGCTGCACTGCATTTTGATGTGCCATGTTTATTTGCGAAAAAAGCAAAACCTAGCACTTTGACGGATGGTTATTATGAAACATCTATTCATTCATTTACTAAAAATAAAACAAGTACGGTCATTGTTTCAAAAGAGTTTTTATCAGAAGAAGATACTGTACTTATCATCGATGACTTTTTAGCAAATGGTGATGCTTCATTAGGATTATACGATATCGCACAGCAAGCGAATGCTAAGACAGCTGGTATTGGTATTGTTGTTGAAAAGAGTTTCCAAAATGGGCATCAACGTTTAGAAGAAGCAGGTTTAACAGTTTCTTCTCTCTGCAAGGTTGCTTCACTAGAAGGAAACAAAGTGACATTGGTGGGAGAAGAATAATGAAAAATTTAATCCTAAGTGTTCAACATCTTTTAGCTATGTACGCAGGTGCTATCTTAGTTCCAATCATTGTTGGTACAAGTTTGAAGTTTACACCTGAACAAATCGCTTACTTAGTTACAGTAGATATATTTATGTGTGGGGTTGCCACATTTTTACAAGCCAATAAAGTAACAGGAACAGGATTACCAATCGTTCTTGGATGTACATTCACGGCTGTTGCGCCCATGATTTTAATTGGTCAAACGAAAGGAATAGATGTACTTTATGGTTCGCTATTTTTATCAGGGATATTAGTTATTATCATCGCGCCTTTCTTTTCACATCTTGTAAAATTCTTCCCACCAGTAGTAACGGGTAGTGTTGTTACTATCATTGGTATCAATTTAATGCCAGTAGCAATGAATTACTTAGCTGGAGGTCAAGGTGCAAAGGACTATGGAGATGTTAAGAACATTTTGTTAGGTTTAATGACATTAATCATTATTCTTCTTTTACAAAGATTCACAACTGGATTTATTAAGAGTATTGCCATATTAATTGGACTCGTTTTAGGAACGATAGGTGCTGGCTTACTTGGGATGGTCGATATTAATCAAGTCAATCATGCCGGTTGGTTAGGCATCCCAGTGCCGTTTAGATTCTCTGGATTTAGCTTTGATGTGACATCGACGTTAGTGTTCTTTATTGTAGCTATCGTTAGTTTAATTGAGTCGACAGGTGTCTATCATGCGTTAAGTGAAATTACCGGTAAGAAGTTAGAAAGAAAAGATTTTCGTAAAGGTTATACTGCGGAAGGTCTAGCGATAGTGTTAGGTTCTATATTCAATTCATTTCCGTATACAGCCTATTCGCAAAATGTAGGACTTGTTTCTTTATCCGGCGCTAAGAAAAACAATGTTATATACGGCATGGTCGTGTTATTACTTATATGTGGTTGTATACCTAAGCTTGGCGCATTAGCAAATATCATACCGCTACCTGTGTTAGGCGGTGCGATGATAGCTATGTTTGGCATGGTAATGGCATATGGTGTTAGTATATTAGGACATATCGATTTTAAAAATCAAAACAATTTATTAATTATCGCTGTATCAGTAGGATTAGGTACTGGTATAAGCGCTGTACCACAAGCATTTAAAGGTTTAGGTGAACAATTTGCATGGTTGACTCAAAACGGAATTGTTTTAGGCGCAATCTCTGCAATTATTCTTAATTTCTTTTTTAATGGAATAAAGTATAAACAAACGGAAGAAAATGTGAAATAATATAACTAATTAATTTGAAAAATGGAGGCTGTTTTTAATGTGGGAAAGTAAATTTGCAAAAGAATCATTAACGTTTGATGATGTGTTATTAATTCCAGCACAATCTGATATTTTACCGAAAGACGTTGATTTAAGCGTACAATTATCAGACAAAGTTAAATTAAATATTCCAGTTATTTCTGCTGGTATGGATACTGTAACTGAATCTAAAATGGCGATTGCTATGGCTCGTCAAGGTGGTTTAGGTGTTATTCATAAAAATATGGGCGTTGAAGAACAAGCGGACGAAGTTCAAAAAGTAAAACGCTCAGAAAATGGTGTCATTTCAAACCCATTTTTCTTAACGCCAGAAGAAAGCGTTTATGAAGCAGAAGCATTAATGGGTAAATACCGTATTTCAGGTGTACCAATTGTTGATAATAAAGAAGATCGCAACTTAGTAGGTATTTTAACAAACCGTGACTTACGTTTTATTGAAGACTTCTCGATTAAAATTGTAGATGTAATGACGCAAGAAAATTTAATTACAGCTCCAGTGAATACAACACTTGAAGAAGCAGAAAAAATTCTCCAAAAACATAAGATTGAAAAGTTACCATTAGTTAAAGACGGACGTCTAGAAGGTCTTATTACTATTAAAGATATTGAAAAAGTTATCGAATTCCCTAATGCAGCAAAAGATGAACATGGTCGTCTACTTGTAGCCGCAGCAATTGGTATTTCAAAAGATACTGATATTCGTGCTCAAAAATTAGTCGAAGCAGGTGTGGATGTCTTAGTTATCGATACAGCACATGGTCACTCTAAAGGTGTTATCGATCAAGTGAAACATATTAAGAAGACTTACCCAGAAATCACATTAGTAGCAGGTAACGTAGCAACTGCAGAAGCAACAAAAGATTTATTTGAAGCGGGTGCAGATATTGTTAAAGTTGGTATTGGCCCAGGTTCAATTTGTACGACGCGTGTTGTAGCAGGTGTTGGTGTACCACAAATTACAGCAATTTATGATTGTGCAACTGAAGCACGCAAACATGGTAAAGCTATCATTGCTGATGGTGGTATTAAATTCTCAGGAGATATCATTAAAGCATTAGCTGCTGGTGGACATGCGGTTATGTTAGGTAGCTTATTAGCAGGTACTGAAGAAAGCCCAGGCGCAACAGAAATTTTCCAAGGTAGACAATATAAAGTATACCGTGGTATGGGCTCTTTAGGTGCGATGGAAAAAGGTTCAAACGACCGTTACTTCCAAGAGGACAAAGCGCCTAAGAAATTTGTTCCTGAAGGTATCGAAGGACGTACGGCTTATAAAGGTGCGTTACAAGATACAATTTACCAATTAATGGGCGGTGTGCGTGCTGGTATGGGTTATACTGGTTCACACGATTTAAGAGAATTACGCGAAGAAGCACAATTTACACGTATGGGTCCTGCTGGTTTAGCAGAAAGCCATCCACATAATATTCAAATTACGAAAGAATCACCGAACTACTCATTCTAATTAAGATAAAGGAGAACGACAAATATGGAAATGGCAAAAGAACAAGAGTTAATCCTTGTCTTAGACTTTGGTAGCCAATACAACCAATTAATTACACGCCGAATTCGTGAAATGGGCGTTTATAGTGAATTACACGATCATGAAATTTCAATTGAAGAAATTAAGAAAATGAATCCAAAAGGTATTATCTTATCAGGTGGTCCAAATTCAGTTTATGAAGAAGGTTCATTTACAATTGATCCGGAAATATATAATTTAGGAATTCCAGTACTTGGTATTTGTTACGGCATGCAATTAACTACTAAATTATTAGGTGGTAAAGTTGAACGTGCCAATGAACGTGAATACGGTAAAGCAATCATTAATGCGAAGTCAGATGAGTTATTCGCTGGCTTACCAGCAGAACAAACTGTTTGGATGAGTCATTCTGATAAAGTTATTGAAATTCCAGAAGGCTTTGAAGTTATCGCTGATAGCCCAAGCACAGACTATGCAGCAATCGAAGATAAGAAACGTCGCATTTATGGTGTTCAATTCCATCCAGAAGTACGTCATACAGAATATGGTAATGATTTATTAAATAATTTTGTCCGTCGTGTTTGTGATTGTAGAGGTCAATGGACAATGGAAAACTTTATCGAAATCGAAATTGAAAAGATTCGTCAACGCGTAGGAGACCGTCGTGTATTATGTGCGATGAGTGGCGGCGTAGATTCATCTGTTGTAGCTGTACTATTGCATAAAGCAATAGGTGATCAACTAACATGTATCTTTGTAGACCATGGCTTACTTCGTAAAGGTGAAGGCGACATGGTTATGGAGCAATTCGGTGAAGGTTTCAACATGAATATTATTCGTGTTAATGCGAAAGATCGCTTTATGAATAAATTAAAAGGTGTTTCAGATCCTGAACAAAAACGTAAAATCATTGGTAATGAATTTGTATACGTATTTGATGATGAAGCATCAAAACTGAAAGGTGTAGACTTCCTTGCGCAAGGAACACTATATACAGACGTCATCGAATCAGGTACTAAAACAGCACAAACAATCAAATCACACCACAATGTTGGTGGATTACCAGAAGACATGGAATTCGAATTAATCGAACCAATCAATACATTGTTTAAAGATGAAGTACGTAAATTAGGTATTGAGTTAGGTATTCCAGAACATTTAGTATGGAGACAACCATTCCCAGGACCTGGTCTTGGTATTCGTGTACTTGGAGAAATTACTGAAGATAAACTAGAAATCGTTAGAGAATCAGACGCGATTTTACGCCAAGTGATTAGAGAAGAAGGTCTTGAAAGAGAAATTTGGCAATACTTCACAGTGTTACCAAACATTCAATCAGTAGGTGTTATGGGAGACTACCGTACGTATGATCACACAGTAGGTATTCGTGCAGTAACATCTATCGACGGTATGACAAGTGACTTCGCACGCATCGATTGGGAAGTCTTACAAAAGATTTCTAGTCGTATCGTAAACGAAGTAGATCACGTCAACCGCGTAGTCTATGACATTACATCAAAACCACCAAGCACAATTGAGTGGGAATAATTATATATAATAAAACCACCTGTTTGCACGGGTGGTTTTTAATTTGAGTAGTTGGAAAATTACAATAAGGACGGAAAAGGGGTAAGGTGTTCTAAGTTTGCGTTTTAATTCATCAATAAGGCAATTTTCCGTGTTTATTTTTATATAAAATTTCATATTGTTTAGGATCTTCTTGTTTTAAATCATAAATTATAGTTTCGTCTACTATTTTTTCTAATTCAAGTGTATTAAAGCTCCAGTCATTTGTTGTTATTATAAATATTTTTTGGACTGGGTTGTTATTTATATGATTAATTAGCCTAGGAGTATCTGTTTCTATTATTAGAGCAGATTCTACAGGATAGTAAATAGCAAAGTCTCCGTGATAAATTGTGTTTCTTTCATAGAGGTTAACCTCTAAGGT
The genomic region above belongs to Staphylococcus aureus and contains:
- the guaA gene encoding glutamine-hydrolyzing GMP synthase, which translates into the protein MEMAKEQELILVLDFGSQYNQLITRRIREMGVYSELHDHEISIEEIKKMNPKGIILSGGPNSVYEEGSFTIDPEIYNLGIPVLGICYGMQLTTKLLGGKVERANEREYGKAIINAKSDELFAGLPAEQTVWMSHSDKVIEIPEGFEVIADSPSTDYAAIEDKKRRIYGVQFHPEVRHTEYGNDLLNNFVRRVCDCRGQWTMENFIEIEIEKIRQRVGDRRVLCAMSGGVDSSVVAVLLHKAIGDQLTCIFVDHGLLRKGEGDMVMEQFGEGFNMNIIRVNAKDRFMNKLKGVSDPEQKRKIIGNEFVYVFDDEASKLKGVDFLAQGTLYTDVIESGTKTAQTIKSHHNVGGLPEDMEFELIEPINTLFKDEVRKLGIELGIPEHLVWRQPFPGPGLGIRVLGEITEDKLEIVRESDAILRQVIREEGLEREIWQYFTVLPNIQSVGVMGDYRTYDHTVGIRAVTSIDGMTSDFARIDWEVLQKISSRIVNEVDHVNRVVYDITSKPPSTIEWE
- the pbuX gene encoding xanthine permease PbuX; the protein is MKNLILSVQHLLAMYAGAILVPIIVGTSLKFTPEQIAYLVTVDIFMCGVATFLQANKVTGTGLPIVLGCTFTAVAPMILIGQTKGIDVLYGSLFLSGILVIIIAPFFSHLVKFFPPVVTGSVVTIIGINLMPVAMNYLAGGQGAKDYGDVKNILLGLMTLIIILLLQRFTTGFIKSIAILIGLVLGTIGAGLLGMVDINQVNHAGWLGIPVPFRFSGFSFDVTSTLVFFIVAIVSLIESTGVYHALSEITGKKLERKDFRKGYTAEGLAIVLGSIFNSFPYTAYSQNVGLVSLSGAKKNNVIYGMVVLLLICGCIPKLGALANIIPLPVLGGAMIAMFGMVMAYGVSILGHIDFKNQNNLLIIAVSVGLGTGISAVPQAFKGLGEQFAWLTQNGIVLGAISAIILNFFFNGIKYKQTEENVK
- the xpt gene encoding xanthine phosphoribosyltransferase — its product is MELLGQKVKEDGVVIDEKILKVDGFLNHQIDAKLMNEVGRTFYEQFKDKGITKILTIEASGIAPAIMAALHFDVPCLFAKKAKPSTLTDGYYETSIHSFTKNKTSTVIVSKEFLSEEDTVLIIDDFLANGDASLGLYDIAQQANAKTAGIGIVVEKSFQNGHQRLEEAGLTVSSLCKVASLEGNKVTLVGEE
- the nfsA gene encoding oxygen-insensitive NADPH nitroreductase, coding for MSEHVYNLVKKHHSVRKFKNKPLSEDVVKKLVEAGQSASTSSFLQAYSIIGIDDEKIKENLREVSGQPYVVENGYLFVFVIDYYRHHLVDQHAETDMENAYGSTEGLLVGAIDAALVAENIAVTAEDMGYGIVFLGSLRNDVERVREILDLPDYVFPVFGMAVGEPADDENGAAKPRLPFDHVFHHNKYHADKETQYAQMADYDQTISEYYDQRTNGNRKETWSQQIEMFLGNKARLDMLEQLQKSGLIQR
- the guaB gene encoding IMP dehydrogenase: MWESKFAKESLTFDDVLLIPAQSDILPKDVDLSVQLSDKVKLNIPVISAGMDTVTESKMAIAMARQGGLGVIHKNMGVEEQADEVQKVKRSENGVISNPFFLTPEESVYEAEALMGKYRISGVPIVDNKEDRNLVGILTNRDLRFIEDFSIKIVDVMTQENLITAPVNTTLEEAEKILQKHKIEKLPLVKDGRLEGLITIKDIEKVIEFPNAAKDEHGRLLVAAAIGISKDTDIRAQKLVEAGVDVLVIDTAHGHSKGVIDQVKHIKKTYPEITLVAGNVATAEATKDLFEAGADIVKVGIGPGSICTTRVVAGVGVPQITAIYDCATEARKHGKAIIADGGIKFSGDIIKALAAGGHAVMLGSLLAGTEESPGATEIFQGRQYKVYRGMGSLGAMEKGSNDRYFQEDKAPKKFVPEGIEGRTAYKGALQDTIYQLMGGVRAGMGYTGSHDLRELREEAQFTRMGPAGLAESHPHNIQITKESPNYSF
- a CDS encoding general stress protein, giving the protein MADITVVNDTGELYNVINQKKSEGYLESELTIISKSKLHLNDLHDSEISLISTSGTFSDRMTKLLTGEDGEHAVLSRYNLAPDELEKYKQLILDDKMLVVAVRDKSSHQEVHENNSAYEEIDITHFAEASKGPKA
- a CDS encoding L-cystine transporter; protein product: MNAFLTLINIIVLVIFIVILHMMARKHISFAKRVFTALGIGIVFGVLLHLIYGTHSNVITSTSDWFNIVGQGYVALLQMIVMPLIFISIVAAFTKIQIGEKFAKIGSLIFIFLIGTVTIAAIVGVVYALVFGLDASTINLGNAEQARGSEIAKQAKDLTAHTLPQQILELLPKNPFLDFTGQRATSTIAVVIFASFIGFAYLRVARKQPDHGELLKRAIDAIYSLVMAIVTFVLRLTPYGVLAIMANTLSTSDFGAIWTLGKFLIASYAALITMYIIHLIILSLLGISPIRYVKKTLEVLIFAFTSRSSAGALPLNVQTQTRRLGVPEGIANFAATFGLSIGQNGCAGIYPAMLAIMVAPVANVEIDLQFIVTLIAVVIISSFGVAGVGGGATFASILVLSTLNLPVALAGVLISVEPLIDMGRTALNVNDSMLAGTGTAKLTKHWDKDTFDSNDNAALTSH